In Megalobrama amblycephala isolate DHTTF-2021 linkage group LG10, ASM1881202v1, whole genome shotgun sequence, one DNA window encodes the following:
- the chst3a gene encoding carbohydrate sulfotransferase 3a, translating to MRNKYAVIIICIVALVIIEKENNIISRVSDKLTLRRSPLTPEPPVPYDALVVMEDNGSYPEGIYSENGTQAGRKHILLMATTRTGSSFVGEFFNQQGGNMFYLFEPLWHVERMLSIGTSGTNASTSVWVYRDVLQHLFLCNFSMLERFISPPPQDHVTPALFRRESSMALCEEQVCTPVVKDIFERYHCKTRRCGPLNLTLASEACLGKQHRVIKTVRVRQLDTLRSLVEDPRLDIKFIQLVRDPRAILASRMVAFAGKYHNWKSWAVNGDVPIEDEEVKRLEGNCNNIRISAELGLSQPKWLKNRYMLVRYEDIARYPMQKAAEMYNFTGIPMTTQARDWILRNTHATTEASGVYSTQKNSSEQVEKWRRSIPFKLAQVVQKVCGPTMKLFGYRFVDSERKLLNKSFSLLEEKHFI from the exons ATGAGGAACAAGTATGCAGTCATCATTATCTGCATTGTGGCACTTGTCATcattgaaaaagaaaacaacattATTTCAAG GGTCTCAGACAAGCTAACACTCCGACGAAGCCCACTGACGCCGGAGCCTCCAGTGCCCTACGATGCTCTGGTAGTAATGGAGGACAACGGTTCCTATCCAGAGGGCATTTACTCTGAGAATGGCACTCAGGCAGGTCGAAAGCACATCCTCTTGATGGCCACCACTCGTACAGGATCTTCCTTCGTGGGCGAGTTCTTCAACCAACAGGGTGGCAACATGTTTTACCTATTTGAGCCACTCTGGCACGTGGAGAGGATGCTATCGATTGGCACGAGTGGCACAAATGCCAGCACTTCTGTTTGGGTGTACAGGGATGTCCTGCAGCATCTCTTCTTGTGTAACTTCTCCATGTTGGAGCGCTTCATTAGCCCTCCTCCACAGGACCACGTCACCCCTGCCCTGTTCCGCAGAGAGTCCAGTATGGCCTTGTGTGAGGAGCAAGTCTGTACTCCGGTTGTAAAAGACATTTTTGAGAGGTACCACTGCAAGACAAGGCGTTGCGGACCACTCAATCTGACCTTGGCGTCTGAGGCCTGCCTAGGAAAACAGCACAGGGTGATCAAAACGGTGAGGGTCCGGCAGCTAGACACACTTCGCTCTCTAGTAGAGGACCCTCGGTTGGATATCAAATTCATACAGTTGGTGAGAGACCCTCGAGCCATCCTGGCATCGAGGATGGTGGCCTTTGCCGGTAAGTACCACAACTGGAAAAGTTGGGCTGTGAATGGGGACGTGCCTATAGAGGATGAGGAGGTCAAACGTCTCGAAGGAAACTGTAACAACATCCGCATCTCTGCCGAGTTGGGCTTGAGTCAGCCTAAATGGCTGAAAAACCGTTATATGTTAGTACGTTACGAGGATATCGCCAGGTACCCCATGCAGAAAGCAGCAGAAATGTACAATTTCACAGGGATTCCGATGACGACGCAAGCACGGGACTGGATCCTGAGGAACACGCATGCAACCACGGAGGCAAGTGGCGTGTATTCCACCCAAAAAAACTCTTCGGAACAGGTGGAGAAATGGCGGCGTAGTATACCATTCAAACTGGCCCAAGTCGTACAGAAAGTCTGTGGACCGACCATGAAACTCTTTGGGTATAGGTTTGTAGACAGTGAACGGAAACTATTAAACAAATCTTTTAGTTTGcttgaagaaaaacattttatttag